The Pyrenophora tritici-repentis strain M4 chromosome 2, whole genome shotgun sequence genome window below encodes:
- a CDS encoding acid protease: MKLSIAFLTAIVGSVVARPSSNLAARVKARAEGTVRHRTQPMIKVGTTTKEDAKFVAESADNTTAHVQYSSNWSGAVLEQPSSGYFTTATGRFTVPTPKHVGSGGDQAASAWVGIDGDTCGSGLLQAGIDFTVSSNGAVSYDAWYEWYPDYAYDFSNFPIKAGQVIQVDIVATSTTRGTVKLTNVSTGKSVSQTLSAPSGSTLCRQNAEWIVEDFESGGSLVALGNFGTVVFTGASAGLSTGGSEGLISATIIDLKQGNTVYTDVAINSASQVTVKYV, translated from the coding sequence ATGAAGCTCTCCATCGCCTTCCTCACCGCCATCGTCGGCTCAGTCGTTGCCCGTCCCTCTTCCAACCTCGCTGCCCGTGTCAAGGCCCGCGCCGAGGGTACCGTTCGCCACAGGACCCAGCCCATGATCAAGGTCGGCACTACCACCAAGGAAGACGCCAAGTTTGTTGCTGAGTCTGCCGACAACACCACTGCCCATGTCCAGTACTCATCCAACTGGTCCGGTGCTGTTCTCGAACAGCCCTCATCCGGCTACTTCACCACTGCCACCGGCCGCTTCACTGTGCCCACCCCCAAGCACGTTGGTTCTGGCGGCGACCAGGCTGCCTCAGCCTGGGTCGGTATCGACGGCGATACCTGCGGCTCCGGCCTCCTCCAAGCTGGTATCGACTTCACCGTCTCCAGCAACGGTGCCGTATCCTACGACGCATGGTACGAGTGGTACCCAGATTACGCCTACGACTTTAGCAACTTCCCCATCAAGGCCGGCCAAGTCATCCAAGTCGACATTGTCGCTACTTCCACCACCAGGGGCACTGTCAAGCTCACCAACGTGAGCACCGGAAAGAGCGTTAGCCAGACGCTGAGTGCGCCCAGCGGCTCGACTCTGTGCCGTCAGAACGCAGAGTGGATTGTAGAGGACTTTGAGTCTGGTGGTAGCTTGGTTGCGCTGGGTAACTTTGGCACGGTTGTCTTCACTGGTGCTAGTGCTGGGCTTAGCACTGGTGGATCCGAGGGTCTGATCAGCGCTACTATTATTGATCTTAAGCAGGGTAACACCGTTTACACTGATGTTGCTATTAACAGTGCTTCGCAGGTTACTGTAAAGTACGTGTAA
- a CDS encoding PutA, NAD-dependent aldehyde dehydrogenase — MAELTFQHTPMDDIAPTCAKVRATFLSHKTRPLEFRIQQLRKLYWGFKDNAELIKDACKRDLGKSEYETYLTETSWCMNDCIWMANNVHRFAKDEKATDIPWTNMPLRPHIKKDPLGTALIIGAYNFPVQLTLGPLIGAIAAGCTAVVKPSESAPHAAAVIEKIVRESLDPDCYACIQGAVPETTALLDQKWDKIFYTGGEMVAKIIAKKAAETLTPLTLELGGKNPAIVTKHADPKLAARRLLWAKTLNAGQVCLSHNCTFVDREILPAFIDEMKKQLQEFYPQGARNSPDYGRIVNQRQFQRIKKMLDDSNGKIVIGGTMDEADLFIEPTVVQISDVNDSMVTSESFGPLLPILPVANLDEAIKIANEIHDTPLGTYAFGTKAEMNKIIAETRSGGASLNDGFFHGSIPTLPFGGVGTSGQGAYRGKASFDTFTHRRSVTTTPAWIEGLMAVRYPPYTAKKQKEYTKMNDIKPNFDRQGRTIGWGAWFIGLLGVKSLAAVVAAVAIRVYLQRKAKL; from the exons ATGGCAGAACTCACCTTTCAACACACGCCCATGGACGACATCGCGCCAACATGCGCAAAGGTACGAGCTACGTTTCTTTCCCATAAGACTAGGCCATTGGAATTCCGCATTCAGCAATTGCGTAAGCTCTACTGGGGGTTCAAAGACAATGCAGAGCTTATCAAGGACGCGTGCAAGCGCGACTTGGGTAAGTCGGAGTATGAGACGTATCTGACGGAGACGTCTTGGTGCATGAACGACTGCATCTGGATGGCAAACAACGTCCACAGGTTCGCCAAGGACGAGAAGGCGACAGATATCCCATGGACCAACATGCCCCTACGCCCGCATATCAAGAAAGACCCATTGGGTACCGCGCTCATTATTGG TGCATACAACTTTCCCGTCCAACTCACTCTCGGACCTCTCATCGGTGCCATCGCAGCAGGATGCACTGCCGTTGTCAAGCCCTCGGAATCCGCGCCCCATGCCGCCGCCGTCATCGAGAAGATTGTGCGCGAATCGCTCGACCCGGACTGCTACGCATGCATCCAGGGTGCCGTACCTGAGACGACCGCTCTTCTCGATCAGAAGTGGGACAAGATCTTCTATACAGGCGGCGAGATGGTTGCCAAGATTATTGCGAAGAAGGCAGCCGAGACGCTCACGCCCCTTACATTGGAGTTGGGTGGAAAGAACCCCGCCATTGTCACAAAGCATGCGGATCCGAAGCTCGCGGCAAGGAGGCTGTTGTGGGCCAAGACACTCAATGCAGGCCAGGTCTGCCTCAGCCACAATTGCACTTTTGTAGACCGCGAGATCCTGCCGGCCTTCATTGATGAGATGAAGAAGCAGCTCCAGGAATTCTACCCGCAGGGTGCGCGCAACTCACCCGACTACGGTCGCATTGTAAACCAGCGCCAGTTCCAGCGCATAAAGAAGATGTTGGATGACAGCAACGGCAAGATTGTCATTGGCGGCACAATGGACGAAGCCGACCTCTTCATCGAACCCACCGTTGTGCAAATTAGTGACGTCAATGACAGCATGGTCACTTCCGAATCTTTCGGTCCTCTCCTACCCATTTTACCCGTTGCCAACCTCGATGAAGCCATCAAGATCGCCAACGAGATCCACGACACACCCCTCGGAACCTATGCCTTTGGTACCAAAGCCGAGATGAACAAGATCATAGCCGAAACGCGTAGTGGTGGTGCCTCGCTCAATGATGGCTTCTTCCATGGTTCTATCCCCACTTTGCCTTTTGGCGGTGTAGGGACAAGTGGACAGGGAGCTTATCGCGGTAAAGCCAGTTTTGACACTTTTACACATCGCAGGAGTGTCACCACGACCCCTGCATGGATCGAGGGCCTCATGGCTGTCAGATATCCCCCTTACACGGCCAAGAAGCAAAAGGAGTATACAAAGATGAACGACATCAAGCCCAACTTTGACCGCCAGGGCCGCACGATTGGGTGGGGGGCATGGTTTATTGGTTTGCTCGGTGTAAAGAGTTTGGCGGCTGTTGTTG CGGCAGTTGCGATAAGGGTCTACCTGCAGCGAAAGGCAAAGTTGTAG
- a CDS encoding RNAse III, whose translation MTDPMLDSVSPDDITETAQQKLGYTFMNKANAFRAIKHAKNPFGPGFVNDSLAVIGSVKMANVLCNWWSLRPDFYGQESAAEWTMVTHDKLGLTALANLARSLSLDSCLRNPKMFTFADLRFPLMVEKTLANMTKAIMGAVFLDGAEEAFVGVMKKLQFDQHESGYLGALYPTSVIKTEEPYIT comes from the coding sequence ATGACAGACCCTATGCTGGACTCCGTGAGCCCCGACGATATAACCGAAACTGCACAACAAAAACTCGGCTACACGTTCATGAACAAGGCGAACGCTTTCCGGGCAATCAAACACGCGAAAAACCCTTTCGGACCTGGCTTCGTGAACGATTCTCTTGCCGTCATAGGTTCTGTAAAGATGGCGAATGTCTTGTGCAACTGGTGGTCCCTCAGACCGGATTTCTACGGTCAAGAATCGGCAGCCGAATGGACTATGGTCACACATGATAAGTTGGGCTTAACTGCACTGGCGAACTTGGCGAGGTCTTTATCCCTGGATTCCTGTCTTCGCAATCCTAAAATGTTTACTTTTGCGGATCTTAGGTTCCCTCTTATGGTTGAGAAAACGTTGGCGAATATGACCAAGGCAATTATGGGTGCAGTCTTCCTGGATGGTGCGGAAGAGGCGTTCGTTGGGGTTATGAAGAAACTCCAGTTTGATCAGCACGAGTCCGGATATCTAGGGGCACTGTACCCAACCTCGGTGATCAAAACTGAAGAACCGTATATAACATAG
- a CDS encoding Nucleotid-trans domain containing protein: MSFNKLGLTSGLFIAICLLIISTSAGLHMGGSDVLGKIKESAKDTKNHLCNSDKLGSGDSIGSAFWKLYEHIRHPIGESTYKDQGGRIHGVHEDAPWWTEPLKNQVLIVDIDTRIPNKKGALWNETRMDWETLSAEGYQGVGSASFMNHFYYSKIHGYDYKFINAHDMGEGIHNTWVKPHILYALLKSYKFVVFIDADATFQHLEVPLEWLFNRWGITPKTSVAMPVDTREDRDGDTHVSEDSRGRTVLNSGFIVAQALPYTFDMFTAWKECPTGTRYPDCNHWADVWSHEQRAFSEYIRYDFNPNGTNIVEIACDDAMGYPGIIENETIVSNCTGQFIRHHTLDKSMTKKSTQIAMMQSLTDLLHQELHDNNNTYMVKEKQNDTLVANHKSSSVNDLGKKGME; encoded by the exons ATGTCCTTCAACAAATTAGGCCTCACGAGCGGCCTCTTCATCGCGATATGTCTCCTAATAATTTCAACATCGGCCGGCCTGCACATGGGTGGAAGTGACGTCCTGGGAAAGATCAAGGAATCAGCAAAGGACACGAAGAACCATCTGTGTAACAGCGACAAGCTGGGTTCTGGAGACTCTATTGGCAGCGCATTCTGGAAACTTTACGAACATATCCGGCATCCGATTGGAGAATCTACATATAAGGATCAGGGAGGGAGGATCCATGGGGTTCATGAAGATGCGCCATGGTGGACAGAACCACTAAAGAACCAAGTGTTGATCGTTGATATCGATACGAGAATTCCGAACAAGAAAGGCGCGTTATGGAACGAGACTCGCATGGACTGGGAGACTTTGAGTGCAGAGGGTTACCAAGGCGTGGGTAGCGCAAGCTTCATGAATCATTTCTATTATT CAAAAATACACGGCTACGACTACAAGTTCATCAATGCACATGATATGGGAGAGGGCATACACAACACATGGGTCAAGCCACACATTCTCTATGCGCTTCTCAAAAGCTACAAATTCGTCGTATTCATTGATGCCGACGCAACATTTCAACACCTCGAAGTACCACTCGAATGGCTCTTCAACCGATGGGGAATCACACCAAAAACCAGCGTTGCAATGCCTGTCGACACACGAGAAGACCGTGATGGCGACACACACGTATCAGAAGACAGCCGCGGCAGGACAGTTCTCAATTCGGGCTTCATCGTTGCACAGGCCCTCCCTTATACTTTCGACATGTTCACAGCATGGAAAGAATGTCCGACAGGGACCCGCTATCCCGATTGCAATCATTGGGCGGACGTCTGGTCTCACGAGCAAAGGGCGTTTTCGGAATACATCCGCTACGACTTCAACCCCAACGGCACCAACATCGTCGAAATCGCATGCGACGATGCCATGGGATACCCTGGGATCATTGAAAACGAAACGATCGTGAGCAATTGCACAGGGCAATTCATCAGACATCACACTCTTGACAAGTCAATGACGAAGAAGAGCACCCAGATAGCTATGATGCAGAGTCTAACAGACCTGCTGCATCAGGAGCTGCACGATAACAACAATACGTACATGGTCAAGGAGAAGCAAAATGACACTCTTGTGGCTAATCACAAGAGTTCGTCGGTCAATGATTTGGGGAAAAAAGGGATGGAATAA
- a CDS encoding Dimer-Tnp-hAT domain containing protein → MFYNSTQQEIYSETVNIGQYQLVYNGELEGITRAFEYAAKNATTDQEFEVYADNQAAIYRLKNLSDNPGQHWQLRCLKAANTIRRKQANIHLLWAPGHTDIVGNERADYLAKEATKEDPRSTTKSIAYLGTTIKRIQQTEQRQEYKKYKARATALNKATYSAKYPLKISKTIQMPQNTKRVTSSAFYSLKLGHGYFNSYLKRFKKRDSNRCTCQNIQTPEHLLLYCHLYKDHRKTLLQTIKHRPVTLPLLLHTSIGIEATLAFITSTRIGTRKWYLGQPTEDLQRDTETLGAAVSQATTFESQFFESQTEEEGAAKGSQAGTAATTEASVDTEPDNGDNFDGINWDRLPRFMKPLTTGRRVKSWIFQHGYRVVELYDQNRVWFVCKYCHIHKVIDTGGSGVFDVSKATSSAAAHLGLQKRGHGFTKDGLKPRRTGQQLSLRQTLETGVAVSQEAANAMGNFNIQQFREVAVFCLLDNNLPMELLARPSFREMISLANPEAEAALWVSPRSVATYAMRLFQYMQPQIVCALSEAASKIHISFDGWTTKGGKRGFFGVVAHFANASGVIQDLPIALPHLAGSHTGDAIADTIKKTLQEYSIGSDKLGYFVLDNAANNDTAVSSLAHAYDFNAAHRRLRCGPHTLNLIGQAIIFGSNQEAYNNNNDEQLQTEEVYMQEWRQEGPLGVLIDVINHIKTPQQHEIFRSFQTAANAELPARERLHVLEPVKPVVTRWNSYYAAFKRATQLQAAYNSYAEHYINALSLEDRRACQRGNKLPEAPSWMRSTGLTAADWAVITEYQDCLEPLKLATEKLEGRGKAGKYGAIYETIPVFEYVLGALEARTRSYEQVDFNPPDAPEDHLFVNLRAAWSKANDYYNKLDRSPAYYAATCLHPYYKYYCENSWVDKPEWLTSANAGFLQLWQSYKPQRTRPLSQTTAKPRHRGIDDVIGALVRRNKAQVEAAHDDEYERWRTQEPEWTSEQYLSDGHPVKYWIQLRSKYPCLSQFAIDILTIPASSCDCERLFSELGDLLEPRRRALGSELLAALQLVRSWRRAGFDGLYNNGDDEDKWSDVKDEEIVQQYDIEGWSTTP, encoded by the exons atgt tctacaactcaactcagcaagagatctactcagaaacagttaatatcggacaataccagctagtctacaacggcgaactagaagggatcacacgagcattcgaatacgcagcaaagaacgctacaaccgaccaggaatttgaggtctacgcagataaccaagcagcaatctacaggcttaaaaacctatcagataacccaggacagcattggcaactccgatgtctaaaagcggcaaatacgatccgacgaaaacaagcaaacatccacctactctgggcacctggacacacagatatagttggaaacgaaagagcagactacctagcaaaagaagcaaccaaagaggaccccagatcaacaacaaagagcattgcctacctgggcacgacaatcaaaaggatacaacaaacggaacaacgccaagagtataagaaatacaaagcaagagcaaccgctctaaacaaagctacctactcagccaaataccctcttaaaatcagcaaaaccatccaaatgccacagaacacgaaaagagtaacctctagcgccttctactctcttaagctaggacacggatacttcaactcctacctaaagagatttaagaaacgagactctaatcgctgcacctgccaaaacatccaaacgccagaacacctactactgtactgtcatctatacaaagaccatcgaaaaacgctcctacaaacaatcaaacatcgcccagtcacactaccactactactccacactagtataggtatagaagcaaccctagcttttatcactagcaccagaataggaacaagaaaatggtacctaggacagccaacagaagacctacagagagacact gaaacccttggcgccgccgtaagccaggccacaacgtttgagtcgcaatttttcgagtcgcaaacagaggaggagggtgcggctaagggcagccaggctggtacagcagcaacaacagaggctagcgttgatacagagcctgataatggcgataactttgacggcattaactgggatcgcctccctcggttcatgaagcctcttacaactgggcggcgcgtcaagagttggatctttcaacatggatatcgcgttgttgagctctaCGATCAGAATCGGGTGTGGTTTGtttgcaaatactgccacatccacaaggtcattgacactggcggcagtggagtttttgacgtatcaaaggccacctcctcagctgcagctcatcttggccttcagaaacgaggccatggctttacaaaagacggcctgaagcctcgaagaacagggcagcaactctctctacgacagacgctggagactggtgttgcagtctctcaagaggctgccaacgcgatgggcaacttcaacatccagcagtttcgtgaagttgcagtgttctgccttcttgataacaacttgccaatggagctacttgcaaggccgtcctttcgcgagatgattagccttgcaaacccagaggcagaggcagctttgtgggtaagtcctcgcagtgtagctacctacgcaatgcgcctcttccaatatatgcagccacagattgtctgcgctctgtcagaagctgcaagcaagatccacataagctttgatggttggacgacaaagggtggcaagcgtggattctttggagtcgttgcacactttgctaacgcctctggagtgatacaagatctccccatcgccctcccacatctcgcaggctCTCATACAGGTGATGCTATCGCTGATACAATTAAAAAGACGCTCCAAGAATACAGTATTGGGAGTGataaactcggctacttcgtcctcgacaatgctgcaaacaacgatactgcagtctcctcgctcgcccacgcgtacgacttcaacgctgctcaccgacgcctccgctgcggccctcacacgcttaaccttattggccaggcaattatctttggcagcaatcaagaggcgtacaacaacaacaacgacgagcagctccaaacagaggaggtgtacatgcaggagtggcgtcaagaagggcccttaggtgtacttatcgacgttatcaaccatataaaaacgcctcaacaacacgaaattttccgaagcttccaaaccgccgccaacgccgagttgccagctagagagcgcctccacgtacttgagcctgtgaagcctgttgttacacgctggaactcttactacgctgccttcaaacgcgcaactcaactccaggcagcatacaactcttacgctgagcactacattaacgcactctcccttgaagatcgccgcgcttgtcaacgtggcaataaactccctgaagcacctagttggatgagatcaacaggacttacagctgctgattgggcggtgataacagagtatcaggactgcctagagccgcttaagcttgctacggagaagcttgagggtcgcggaaaggcaggcaaatacggcgctatatatgagactattcctgtatttgaatacgtacttggcgcgctcgaagcccgtacgcgctcgtacgagcaagttgacttcaacccacctgatgcgcctgaagatcacctctttgttaacctccgcgccgcctggagtaaggccaacgattactacaacaagctcgatcgatcgccagcatactacgctgctacctgcctccatccatactacaaatactactgcgagaacagctgggtggataagccagaatggctaacatcagccaacgctggcttcctgcagctctggcagtcgtataagcctcaacgtacacgtcctctatctcaaacaactgcaaaaccaaggcatagaggaatagatgatgtgattggcgccctcgtacggcgcaacaaggctcaggtagaggctgcccacgacgatgagtacgagcgctggagaactcaagagccagagtggacaagcgaacagtatcttagcgatggccacccagtcaagtactggattcaattacgctcaaaatacccgtgtttaagccagtttgcgattgatatactcacgataccagcatctagttgcgactgcgagaggctctttagcgagcttggcgatttacttgagccgcgccggcgagctcttggcagcgagttacttgctgcccttcagcttgtacgttcgtggagacgagctggctttgacggcttgtacaacaacggtgatgatgaagataagtggagtgacgtcaaagatgaggagattgtacaacagtacgatatagaaggctggagtacaacaccataa
- a CDS encoding Trichoplein multi-domain protein codes for MDTLDAQSPQVPRCLASVRALRQRKRAISKHLRDREAQNTVRREPANCEDVEHTEIATKTYSAELEERLHDLQAQLQLHEGVHRELNTTNERRRILQERLRERELTLEERDSTIDELDGKIYALTAKEKVQSQKIEELEQDLKREMWNQLELNDAHLNLQEELENAKAQIQYLTTQLNAAEPAQQVFKDETAIQELQHMPHEGFAAFQSPLATTCFVEPTGSGQPRHGISIPGYRNKAAEIGYIKEKYTAALEQRHDSHQPALHFGGNTHKMAMDNDSQDTTSTSPELERPSRSRVFSVQELVEDSV; via the coding sequence ATGGATACTCTGGATGCACAGTCACCCCAAGTACCGCGTTGTCTCGCTTCTGTTCGAGCCCTTCGCCAACGCAAACGGGCTATCTCCAAGCACCTAAGGGACAGAGAAGCGCAAAATACTGTCCGGCGCGAACCGGCCAATTGTGAGGATGTGGAGCACACAGAAATCGCCACCAAAACATACAGTGCAGAACTGGAGGAACGACTTCACGACCTGCAAGCTCAACTGCAATTGCACGAGGGCGTTCATAGGGAGTTGAATACTACAAATGAGAGACGACGCATCCTTCAGGAGCGACTGCGGGAGCGAGAACTTACTCTGGAGGAGCGAGATTCTACCATTGACGAGCTCGATGGAAAGATATATGCATTAACAGCGAAAGAAAAAGTTCAATCGCAAAAAATCGAAGAGTTAGAACAGGACCTTAAGCGGGAAATGTGGAACCAACTGGAGCTCAATGATGCTCACCTAAACCTCCAAGAGGAATTGGAGAATGCGAAAGCGCAGATTCAGTATCTGACGACACAGCTGAATGCAGCTGAACCTGCGCAGCAAGTGTTCAAGGATGAAACGGCAATTCAAGAACTACAACACATGCCACATGAAGGTTTCGCGGCTTTCCAAAGTCCTCTGGCTACGACATGTTTTGTAGAACCTACGGGTAGCGGGCAACCGAGGCATGGCATCAGTATACCTGGTTATCGAAATAAAGCGGCTGAAATAGGCTACATAAAAGAAAAATATACTGCCGCGCTCGAACAACGCCATGATTCGCATCAACCGGCGCTGCACTTTGGGGGCAATACTCACAAGATGGCGATGGATAATGACAGCCAGGACACCACGTCAACTAGCCCCGAACTTGAACGCCCGTCAAGAAGCAGAGTGTTTTCAGTCCAGGAGCTGGTGGAAGATTCAGTCTAA